One Deinococcus sp. LM3 genomic region harbors:
- the rpmE gene encoding 50S ribosomal protein L31 → MKKDIHPKAVPTKIIYQGKVVMETLSTKPEIHVDVWSGVHPFWTGEERFVDTEGRVDKFNKRFGDSYRLKKK, encoded by the coding sequence ATGAAGAAAGACATCCACCCGAAAGCCGTTCCCACCAAGATCATCTACCAGGGCAAGGTCGTCATGGAGACCCTGAGCACCAAACCCGAGATCCATGTGGACGTCTGGAGCGGCGTGCACCCCTTCTGGACCGGCGAGGAGCGTTTCGTCGACACCGAGGGCCGCGTCGACAAGTTCAACAAGCGCTTCGGCGACAGCTACCGCCTCAAGAAGAAGTAA
- a CDS encoding thymidine kinase, producing the protein MLKSPYHGGHLEVIVGPMFSGKSEELIRRLTRAVIARQNVQVFKPALDDRYHESAVASHAGRSVHAVAVRGAADIRAHLSGEGTLLPSGAADLPDVVGIDEVQFMDPDLVPLVLELADAGVRVILAGLDLDFRAEPFGFMPDLLARAESVEKLTAICTVCGAPATRSQRLIGGQPARADDPVVLVGALESYEARCRVHHELRPPAAGGTIR; encoded by the coding sequence GTGTTGAAGTCCCCCTACCACGGCGGTCACCTGGAGGTCATCGTCGGCCCGATGTTCAGCGGCAAGAGCGAGGAACTGATCCGCCGCCTGACCCGCGCGGTGATCGCGCGGCAGAACGTGCAGGTGTTCAAGCCCGCCCTGGACGACCGGTACCACGAGTCGGCCGTGGCCAGCCACGCGGGCCGCAGCGTTCACGCGGTGGCGGTGCGCGGCGCGGCCGACATCCGCGCGCACCTGAGCGGCGAGGGGACGCTGCTGCCCTCGGGCGCGGCAGACCTGCCGGACGTGGTCGGCATCGACGAGGTGCAGTTCATGGACCCGGATCTGGTGCCGCTGGTGCTGGAACTCGCGGACGCGGGCGTGCGGGTCATCCTGGCGGGACTGGACCTGGATTTCCGGGCCGAGCCGTTCGGGTTCATGCCGGACCTGCTGGCCCGCGCCGAGAGCGTGGAGAAACTGACGGCCATCTGCACGGTCTGCGGCGCGCCCGCCACCCGCTCGCAGCGCCTGATCGGCGGTCAGCCGGCCCGCGCGGACGACCCGGTGGTGCTGGTCGGCGCGCTGGAAAGCTACGAGGCGCGCTGCCGGGTGCATCACGAGCTGCGCCCCCCCGCAGCCGGGGGCACGATCCGGTAG
- a CDS encoding GGDEF domain-containing protein, with protein sequence MFTLLVWLACAACGAALLAQYPDLDPLDRWALPLLSLNLIGLQLLLSAQRITLQAAVTGAFVGAAVYVLLALNHQFGVMPRTNWTLMENTYWFAVLYAAAFLVFPPRQATWLASGLLALSSVICAYHLTFTVSPLTRTHLTGASVQFLLMGTVMTVMQATLGVHRMQLLASHAAAHTDTLTGIGNRRAAEERLAELTRAGQPYTLVLFDLDHFKRVNDMHGHAAGDLVLKGVAQATLGHLPPGGVATRWGGEEFLLILPEQSDRQVRGMLDALRLELRHQRHGKVSGVTACFGVATATPGEDPERVLGRADSAMYTVKEKGRNDVHLADLRRTQIG encoded by the coding sequence ATGTTCACGCTGCTGGTGTGGCTGGCCTGCGCGGCCTGCGGGGCGGCGCTGCTGGCACAGTACCCGGACCTCGATCCGCTGGACCGCTGGGCGCTGCCGCTGCTCAGCCTGAACCTGATCGGGCTGCAACTGCTGCTCTCGGCGCAGCGCATCACGCTTCAGGCGGCCGTGACCGGCGCGTTCGTGGGGGCGGCCGTGTACGTGCTGCTGGCGCTGAACCATCAGTTCGGCGTGATGCCGCGCACCAACTGGACCCTGATGGAGAACACCTACTGGTTCGCGGTGCTGTACGCGGCGGCCTTCCTGGTGTTCCCGCCCCGGCAGGCGACGTGGCTGGCGTCCGGGCTGCTGGCGCTGTCGTCGGTGATCTGCGCGTATCACCTGACCTTCACGGTCTCGCCGCTGACCCGCACGCACCTGACCGGCGCGTCGGTGCAGTTCCTGCTGATGGGCACGGTCATGACCGTCATGCAGGCCACGCTGGGCGTGCACCGCATGCAGCTGCTGGCGTCGCACGCGGCGGCACACACCGACACCCTGACCGGCATCGGGAACCGCCGCGCCGCCGAGGAGCGGCTGGCGGAACTGACGCGGGCGGGGCAGCCGTACACGCTGGTACTGTTCGACCTCGATCACTTCAAGCGCGTGAACGACATGCACGGTCACGCGGCCGGCGACCTGGTGCTCAAGGGCGTGGCGCAGGCGACGCTGGGGCACCTGCCGCCGGGTGGCGTGGCGACCCGCTGGGGCGGCGAGGAGTTCCTGCTGATCCTGCCCGAGCAGAGTGACCGGCAGGTGCGCGGCATGCTGGACGCGTTGCGACTGGAACTGCGCCACCAGCGGCATGGGAAGGTCAGTGGCGTGACCGCGTGTTTCGGGGTGGCGACCGCCACGCCGGGCGAGGATCCGGAGCGGGTGCTGGGCCGGGCGGACTCGGCCATGTACACCGTCAAGGAAAAGGGCCGCAACGACGTTCACCTCGCGGACCTGCGCCGCACGCAGATCGGCTGA
- a CDS encoding response regulator: MGRMAYTILVADDEPAIRTMLEVILSADGHDIVAVSDGKSALDYLREHTPDAMLLDVKMPHMDGFEICSRVKRIKRLRDTPVLLLTGFDDDQTRDHAKLVGADDIVYKPLSGKNLRGRVNQLIEARRR, translated from the coding sequence ATGGGCCGCATGGCGTATACCATTCTCGTCGCAGACGACGAACCGGCCATCCGGACCATGCTGGAGGTCATTCTGTCGGCGGACGGGCACGACATCGTGGCTGTTTCTGATGGCAAATCGGCGCTGGATTACCTGCGTGAACACACTCCGGACGCGATGCTGCTGGACGTGAAGATGCCGCACATGGACGGATTCGAGATCTGCTCGCGCGTCAAACGCATCAAGCGGCTGCGGGACACGCCGGTCCTGCTGCTGACCGGCTTCGACGACGATCAGACCCGTGACCACGCCAAGCTGGTCGGCGCGGACGACATCGTGTACAAGCCGCTGTCCGGCAAGAACCTGCGCGGCCGCGTCAATCAGCTGATCGAGGCGCGCCGCCGTTGA
- a CDS encoding transglycosylase domain-containing protein gives MIFIGRFLKFLTSFLLAALVAGVGVAATFAIKWGRELPDYRELDNLTRSLGAETKIYARDNTPLGSLIPKVGEQAISRTIVNLNEISPFMVAALVSNEDRRFFEHYGLDPYGLGRQFQRVARGDSVQGGSTLTNQLIKNTLLLEEYQQSRAPDRKFKEWILSVQVERSFTKEEILQNYLNAIYWGDGGPVELYGIYSAAQAYFRTTPKNLTLAQSAYLTVLVPSAGRYFNYKEMRPLMRVLLSRMVEDRWITQAQMDAAWKENLQPRGWKVTYNAAGDITSARLVDRTQKELKAVTSTRAPHFMGQVENELIRRFGREKVYGSGGLRVYTTLDPRVQNAVETASREAGGLPPGATLAATILDPYTGEVVGMIGQKLRGSEPPAAWNNAAQGQRQIGSTIKPLLYTTALSTGLDQSHREEDRPVSYPCTGCRDGVYSPQNFEGATTYRDMTIREALDRSLNLVTVRLADRIGLQTFFGKLREVGLQTNDGTGLAAALGAVETTPIRMAAAYAPFVNGGLYRAPRYLSKVTTARGEILYDAASEAVRPVRAWTPQVAWLGLDMIRGVVNDLNENQGGLATRARFGDWPVAGKTGTSNGPKDFWFVGTTPLYTGSVWVGRQQGGEMPVYYYSGYVSAPIWRRMMELAHAGQPLRQFSEPPGIQYVDAPDQQYLPGVKLAVLDPRYRDAANTDLQADAPAPVQYRESDFTPGGSDPRTVLVSLDRVTNRLATEFTPPENIVERRVEIGALPAYAPDPSPTPLKDEPPDPDALKAAKSQGGAPQTTPAPATPEPTTPGPATPTPAAP, from the coding sequence ATGATCTTCATCGGCCGTTTCCTGAAATTCCTGACGTCGTTCCTGCTGGCCGCGCTGGTGGCCGGGGTGGGAGTGGCGGCCACCTTCGCGATCAAGTGGGGCCGGGAACTGCCCGACTACCGCGAACTGGACAACCTGACCCGGTCCCTGGGGGCCGAGACGAAAATCTACGCGCGTGACAACACGCCGTTGGGCAGCCTGATTCCCAAGGTGGGCGAGCAGGCGATCAGCCGCACCATCGTGAACCTGAACGAGATCAGTCCGTTCATGGTCGCGGCGCTGGTCAGTAACGAGGACCGCCGCTTCTTCGAGCACTACGGCCTGGACCCCTACGGCCTGGGCCGGCAGTTCCAGCGGGTCGCGCGCGGGGATTCCGTGCAGGGCGGCAGCACCCTGACCAACCAGCTGATCAAGAACACCCTGCTGCTCGAGGAGTACCAGCAGTCGCGCGCCCCGGACCGCAAGTTCAAGGAGTGGATCCTGAGCGTGCAGGTCGAGCGGTCGTTCACCAAGGAAGAGATCCTCCAGAACTACCTGAACGCCATCTACTGGGGGGACGGCGGCCCGGTCGAGCTGTACGGCATCTACTCGGCGGCGCAGGCGTACTTCCGGACCACCCCGAAGAACCTGACGCTGGCGCAGAGCGCGTACCTGACCGTGCTGGTCCCCAGCGCCGGGCGGTACTTCAACTACAAGGAGATGCGTCCGCTGATGCGCGTCCTGCTGAGCCGCATGGTCGAGGACCGCTGGATCACGCAGGCGCAGATGGACGCCGCCTGGAAGGAGAACCTGCAGCCGCGCGGCTGGAAGGTCACCTACAACGCCGCCGGGGACATCACGAGCGCCCGGCTGGTGGACCGCACCCAGAAGGAACTGAAGGCCGTGACCTCTACCCGCGCGCCGCACTTCATGGGGCAGGTCGAGAACGAACTGATCCGCCGCTTCGGGCGGGAGAAGGTGTACGGCTCGGGCGGCCTGCGCGTGTACACCACGCTGGACCCGCGCGTGCAGAACGCCGTGGAGACCGCCAGCCGCGAGGCGGGAGGCCTGCCGCCGGGCGCGACGCTGGCCGCCACGATCCTCGATCCCTACACCGGTGAGGTCGTCGGTATGATCGGGCAGAAACTGCGCGGCAGCGAACCCCCGGCCGCCTGGAACAACGCCGCGCAGGGCCAGCGGCAGATCGGGTCGACCATCAAGCCGCTGCTGTACACCACGGCGCTGTCCACCGGGCTGGACCAGTCGCACCGCGAGGAGGACCGGCCCGTCAGTTACCCCTGCACCGGCTGCCGCGACGGCGTGTACTCCCCGCAGAACTTCGAGGGAGCCACCACGTACCGCGACATGACGATCCGCGAGGCGCTGGACCGCTCGCTGAACCTCGTGACCGTGCGGCTGGCCGACCGGATCGGCCTGCAGACCTTCTTCGGGAAGCTGCGCGAGGTGGGCCTGCAGACGAACGACGGCACCGGACTGGCCGCCGCGCTGGGCGCCGTGGAAACCACGCCGATCCGGATGGCGGCGGCGTACGCGCCGTTCGTGAACGGCGGCCTGTACCGCGCGCCCCGGTACCTCAGCAAGGTCACGACCGCGCGCGGCGAGATCCTGTACGACGCCGCCAGCGAGGCCGTGCGGCCCGTGCGCGCCTGGACGCCGCAGGTGGCGTGGCTGGGTCTGGACATGATCCGCGGCGTCGTGAACGACCTGAACGAAAACCAGGGCGGACTGGCCACCCGCGCCCGCTTCGGCGACTGGCCGGTCGCCGGGAAGACCGGCACGAGTAACGGCCCCAAGGACTTCTGGTTCGTGGGCACCACGCCGCTGTACACCGGGTCCGTGTGGGTGGGCCGGCAGCAGGGCGGCGAGATGCCCGTCTACTACTACTCGGGCTACGTGAGCGCCCCGATCTGGCGGCGCATGATGGAACTCGCGCACGCCGGGCAGCCGCTGCGGCAGTTCAGTGAACCGCCGGGCATCCAGTACGTGGACGCCCCGGACCAGCAGTACCTGCCGGGCGTGAAACTGGCCGTCCTGGACCCCCGTTACCGCGACGCGGCGAACACGGACCTTCAGGCGGACGCGCCGGCCCCCGTGCAGTACCGCGAGTCGGACTTCACGCCGGGCGGCAGCGATCCCCGCACCGTGCTGGTCAGCCTGGACCGTGTCACCAACCGCCTGGCGACCGAGTTCACGCCGCCCGAGAACATCGTGGAGCGCCGCGTGGAGATCGGGGCGCTGCCCGCCTACGCCCCGGACCCCTCCCCCACCCCGCTGAAGGACGAGCCGCCGGACCCGGACGCGCTGAAGGCCGCGAAGAGTCAGGGAGGTGCGCCGCAGACCACGCCGGCGCCGGCCACACCAGAGCCCACCACGCCCGGTCCGGCCACGCCCACGCCCGCCGCTCCCTGA
- a CDS encoding penicillin-binding protein: MRGRAGRGMMGGMILRRAPLLSLLLILGAPLAGARVRLGEPLPAHPWVSAGREVVVVYTHDCGDLGDLWTALLGSGLPVRAVNAEGVTTPAPGGLKAWQGEGATRFSRALRVGTYPAVLLVQDGRVLNAWEGTFAGQLE, encoded by the coding sequence ATGCGGGGCCGCGCCGGCCGGGGCATGATGGGCGGCATGATTCTGCGCCGCGCGCCGCTGCTGTCCCTGCTGCTGATTCTGGGTGCCCCGCTGGCCGGGGCGCGCGTGCGACTGGGCGAGCCGCTGCCCGCGCACCCCTGGGTATCGGCCGGGCGGGAGGTGGTGGTCGTGTACACACACGACTGCGGCGACCTGGGCGACCTGTGGACGGCGCTGCTGGGCAGCGGTCTGCCGGTCCGGGCCGTGAACGCCGAGGGGGTGACCACCCCCGCGCCGGGCGGCCTGAAGGCGTGGCAGGGCGAGGGCGCCACCCGGTTCTCGCGGGCGCTGCGGGTCGGGACATACCCGGCGGTGCTGCTGGTGCAGGACGGCCGGGTGCTGAACGCCTGGGAGGGCACCTTCGCCGGTCAGCTCGAGTGA
- a CDS encoding cytochrome c biogenesis CcdA family protein: protein MTASPTFAVAFLAGLVSFLSPCVLPLVPSYLGVIGGARAPLPRALGFILGFGLVFMALGATASSLGSLLAPHKALLGQVSAVLIVFFGLVMLGVIRLPWLMRDTRALADAGGYGPVALGAAFAFGWSPCLGPALGSILGLAASTASLSSGVALLGAYTLGLAVPFLLAALLWHRLNLRRLNRFSGVFERVGGAVLVAVGILMLTGQFTRLATFFYQVMPEWLQV from the coding sequence ATGACTGCCTCTCCGACGTTCGCGGTGGCCTTTCTGGCGGGGCTGGTGTCGTTCCTGAGCCCCTGCGTGCTGCCGCTGGTCCCGAGTTACCTGGGAGTGATCGGCGGCGCGCGGGCGCCACTGCCGCGCGCGCTGGGATTCATCCTGGGGTTCGGGCTGGTGTTCATGGCGCTGGGCGCGACGGCCAGCAGCCTGGGCAGCCTGCTCGCGCCGCACAAGGCGCTGCTGGGGCAGGTGTCGGCCGTGCTGATCGTGTTCTTCGGACTGGTGATGCTGGGCGTGATCCGCCTGCCATGGCTGATGCGCGACACCCGCGCGCTGGCCGACGCCGGCGGGTACGGGCCGGTCGCGCTGGGCGCGGCGTTCGCGTTCGGCTGGTCGCCGTGCCTGGGGCCGGCGCTGGGCAGCATCCTGGGACTGGCGGCCAGCACGGCCAGTCTGAGCAGCGGGGTGGCGCTGCTGGGCGCGTACACGCTGGGACTGGCCGTGCCGTTCCTGCTGGCGGCGCTGCTGTGGCACCGGCTGAACCTGCGGCGCCTGAACCGTTTCTCCGGCGTGTTCGAGCGGGTGGGCGGCGCGGTCCTCGTCGCGGTAGGCATCCTGATGCTGACCGGGCAGTTCACGCGGCTGGCGACGTTCTTCTATCAGGTGATGCCCGAGTGGCTGCAGGTGTGA
- a CDS encoding ATP-binding cassette domain-containing protein, which translates to MTGTPGTPATPDLFALQLRGVWLRLGREVILRGVTLDVPAGEGVTLLGENGAGKTTLLRLLGSGLRPTRGEGRVLGFDLRDSRSVRDNVHLMPVDGGLYPDLTCEENLRFALTMHGQPGDVGAALRRVDLHGAATRRARFLSAGMRKRLALARAHLLARPVTLVDEPFANLDDAGRQLVLNLLGELRAGGGTLVVAAHEPALARQVAPRALRLHAGQLTPASPESA; encoded by the coding sequence ATGACCGGCACGCCGGGAACGCCCGCCACCCCTGATCTGTTCGCGTTGCAACTGCGGGGCGTGTGGCTGCGCCTGGGCCGCGAGGTCATCCTGCGCGGCGTGACGCTGGACGTGCCGGCCGGTGAGGGCGTGACGCTGCTCGGCGAGAACGGCGCGGGGAAAACCACGCTGCTGCGCCTGCTCGGGTCGGGCCTGCGGCCCACGCGTGGCGAGGGGCGGGTGCTGGGCTTCGACCTGCGCGACAGCCGCTCGGTGCGGGACAACGTGCACCTGATGCCGGTCGACGGCGGCCTGTACCCGGACCTGACCTGCGAGGAGAACCTGAGGTTCGCGCTCACCATGCACGGCCAGCCGGGTGACGTGGGCGCGGCGCTGCGGCGCGTGGACCTGCACGGGGCCGCGACCCGCCGCGCGCGCTTCCTGTCGGCCGGGATGCGCAAGCGACTGGCCCTGGCCCGCGCCCACCTGCTGGCGCGGCCGGTCACGCTGGTCGACGAACCGTTCGCGAACCTGGACGACGCGGGGCGGCAGCTGGTCCTGAACCTGCTGGGCGAGCTGCGCGCCGGGGGCGGCACGCTGGTCGTCGCGGCGCACGAACCGGCGCTGGCCCGTCAGGTCGCGCCGCGCGCCCTGCGGCTGCACGCCGGGCAGCTCACGCCGGCCTCGCCGGAGTCCGCGTGA
- a CDS encoding heme exporter protein CcmB, whose amino-acid sequence MRAVAGKDLRVAGRTRDTLLATAFFAGLVLMVLGLALSNSVRTPDQGAALAAGAIWTALALAAAVGAQRAFAQEQEAGALEQLLLYPGPHGALYLGKLLGVLPPLLLVAAFTVPAGLILFGAAEAVTAAGRAVPWAALVLTTALGILGFAAGTTFYGSVTVSLRAREALLPALAFPILVPAVIATVKATALLLTDGWSAEVATWLTFLAAFDLGTVILATLLFPYAAES is encoded by the coding sequence ATCCGCGCGGTGGCGGGCAAGGACCTGCGCGTGGCGGGCCGCACCCGCGACACGCTGCTCGCCACGGCCTTCTTCGCGGGGCTGGTCCTGATGGTGCTGGGGCTGGCGCTGAGCAACTCGGTCCGCACGCCCGACCAGGGGGCCGCGCTGGCGGCCGGGGCCATCTGGACGGCGCTGGCCCTGGCGGCCGCCGTGGGCGCGCAGCGGGCCTTCGCGCAGGAGCAGGAGGCGGGCGCGCTGGAACAGCTGCTGCTGTACCCCGGCCCGCACGGCGCGCTGTACCTGGGCAAGCTGCTGGGCGTGCTGCCGCCCCTGCTGCTGGTCGCGGCGTTCACGGTGCCGGCCGGCCTGATCCTGTTCGGCGCGGCCGAGGCGGTCACGGCCGCCGGGCGCGCCGTTCCCTGGGCGGCGCTGGTCCTGACGACCGCGCTGGGCATCCTGGGGTTCGCGGCCGGCACGACCTTCTACGGCAGCGTGACGGTCAGCCTGCGCGCCCGCGAGGCGCTGCTGCCCGCCCTGGCCTTCCCGATCCTGGTGCCGGCCGTGATCGCCACCGTGAAGGCCACCGCCCTGCTGCTCACGGACGGCTGGAGCGCCGAGGTCGCCACGTGGCTGACCTTCCTGGCGGCGTTCGACCTGGGGACCGTGATCCTGGCGACCCTGCTGTTCCCCTACGCCGCCGAGAGCTGA
- a CDS encoding tetratricopeptide repeat protein produces MAPLPQRLLSRLDRASGVVAPVDVGANQPALRTWAAERGWSVQRTPPVPGQRDWLWCPERRGELGQLPADQTGALILSGADLLLAEADWSAALPQLSAGQHEATLAYSGGWPAALPLAARLPDDPAPHLHPLATALLWPLLPPEPLLASAARLAVSTLITPATAARLNVPRADLDALHGGGWLWPDPHGWTFPEPLRRFLAPHPDPHDARQAAQALADTHPDAALDTLAHAALWEEHLTLLARVARAGQGEASLRAALRRLPEPWRAAPPALYLAGLLARAAHDPPHAETLYTRALSGPLDAPLRATVHNARGVVRALQGDTDAALRDFGRAAQGQGVTAGEAGYNRATLLVQLGRHAEAERSLQGAVAAFREAGDLTREAQSLETLGALHFGRGLLREALGPYRRALLLFTPDHPHDAALTHLNLAECHVYLGELTQVAHHLDGAARLHEQHPSAQTFGWLRRVQAVMALQTGDPAQALALLGHVQHGDRSLQAEAALLRARAHRELGQPDAAQAALRGASPLGLRAELEGALLSGDLDPVITAARHEEARLELVTALLSRAHPDDLTEALDLIRTHGYLSLLGSRAAAPLASLAQDPATRALFPLRIQTLGPLRFTHAGRQVQLGDFPTRKSAALLVALALSDHPQSRETLADRFWPGAKNPLASLQTAVYHLRATFGVPVVGTERGLLHLLFPVISDLAELRRALRSQDLTGLAELLRPLTAPLSVLPDLPAELGEERAQAERLLHDALRVHASAQPDSDVRRRDALRILIAADPLDTDSREDLIRWHELHGEHDLAESERAHLRETRAALGLD; encoded by the coding sequence ATGGCTCCACTGCCCCAGCGGCTGCTTTCCAGACTGGACCGGGCCAGCGGCGTGGTGGCCCCGGTGGACGTCGGGGCGAACCAGCCGGCCCTGCGCACCTGGGCGGCCGAGCGCGGCTGGAGTGTGCAGCGCACCCCGCCCGTCCCCGGTCAGCGAGACTGGCTGTGGTGCCCGGAGCGGCGCGGCGAGCTGGGCCAGCTGCCCGCCGACCAGACCGGCGCGCTGATCCTCAGCGGAGCAGACCTGCTGCTCGCTGAGGCCGACTGGAGCGCCGCGCTGCCGCAACTGAGCGCCGGACAGCACGAAGCGACCCTGGCGTACAGCGGCGGCTGGCCGGCCGCGCTGCCACTCGCCGCCCGGCTGCCCGACGACCCGGCCCCCCACCTGCACCCGCTGGCGACCGCGCTGCTCTGGCCGCTGCTGCCGCCCGAACCGCTTCTCGCCAGCGCCGCCCGGCTGGCCGTGTCCACCCTGATCACCCCCGCGACCGCCGCCCGGCTGAACGTGCCGCGCGCCGACCTGGACGCCCTGCACGGCGGCGGCTGGCTGTGGCCGGACCCGCACGGCTGGACCTTCCCGGAACCGCTGCGCCGCTTCCTCGCCCCGCATCCGGACCCGCATGACGCCCGGCAGGCCGCCCAGGCCCTGGCCGACACCCACCCGGACGCCGCGCTCGACACCCTGGCCCACGCGGCGCTGTGGGAGGAGCACCTGACCCTCCTGGCCCGCGTCGCCCGCGCCGGCCAGGGCGAGGCCAGCCTGCGCGCCGCGCTGCGCCGCCTTCCGGAACCCTGGCGGGCCGCGCCCCCGGCCCTGTACCTCGCCGGACTGCTGGCCCGCGCCGCCCACGACCCCCCGCACGCCGAGACGCTGTACACCCGCGCCCTCAGCGGCCCGCTGGACGCCCCACTGCGGGCGACCGTCCACAACGCCCGCGGGGTGGTGCGCGCCCTGCAGGGCGACACCGACGCCGCGCTGCGGGACTTCGGCCGCGCCGCGCAGGGCCAGGGCGTCACGGCCGGCGAGGCCGGGTACAACCGCGCCACGCTGCTCGTGCAACTCGGCCGGCACGCCGAGGCGGAACGCAGCCTGCAGGGCGCCGTCGCCGCCTTCCGCGAGGCGGGCGACCTGACCCGCGAGGCGCAGAGCCTCGAAACCCTCGGCGCGCTGCACTTCGGGCGCGGCCTGCTGCGCGAGGCCCTCGGCCCCTACCGCCGCGCCCTGCTGCTGTTCACGCCGGACCACCCGCACGACGCCGCCCTGACCCACCTGAACCTCGCCGAATGCCACGTGTACCTGGGAGAACTCACGCAGGTCGCCCACCACCTCGACGGGGCTGCCCGACTGCATGAACAGCACCCGTCGGCCCAGACCTTCGGGTGGCTGCGCCGCGTGCAGGCCGTCATGGCCCTCCAGACCGGCGATCCCGCGCAGGCTCTGGCGCTGCTGGGCCACGTCCAGCACGGCGACCGCAGCCTGCAGGCCGAAGCGGCGCTGCTGCGCGCCCGCGCCCACCGCGAACTGGGCCAGCCGGACGCCGCGCAGGCCGCGCTGCGCGGCGCCTCCCCACTGGGCCTGCGCGCCGAACTCGAAGGCGCCCTCCTGAGCGGCGACCTGGACCCGGTCATCACGGCCGCCCGCCACGAGGAGGCGCGACTGGAACTCGTGACCGCCCTGCTCAGCCGCGCCCACCCCGACGACCTGACCGAGGCCCTCGACCTGATCCGCACGCACGGGTACCTGTCGCTGCTCGGCAGCCGCGCCGCCGCGCCCCTCGCCAGCCTCGCGCAGGACCCCGCCACCCGCGCCCTGTTCCCGCTGCGGATCCAGACCCTCGGGCCGCTGCGGTTCACGCACGCCGGCCGGCAGGTGCAGCTCGGGGATTTCCCGACCCGCAAGAGCGCCGCGCTGCTGGTCGCCCTGGCCCTCAGCGACCACCCGCAATCCCGCGAGACGCTCGCCGACCGCTTCTGGCCCGGCGCCAAGAACCCGCTGGCCAGCCTCCAGACGGCCGTGTACCACCTGCGCGCCACCTTCGGCGTGCCGGTCGTCGGCACCGAACGCGGACTGCTGCACCTGCTGTTCCCGGTCATCAGCGACCTGGCCGAACTGCGCCGCGCGCTGCGCAGCCAGGACCTGACCGGACTGGCCGAACTGCTGCGCCCCCTGACCGCCCCGCTGAGCGTCCTGCCGGACCTCCCGGCCGAACTCGGTGAGGAACGCGCCCAGGCCGAGCGGCTGCTGCACGACGCCCTGCGCGTCCACGCCAGCGCCCAGCCGGACAGCGACGTGCGCCGGCGCGACGCCCTGCGAATCCTGATCGCCGCCGACCCGCTCGACACCGACAGCCGCGAGGACCTGATCCGCTGGCACGAACTGCACGGCGAACACGACCTCGCCGAGAGCGAACGCGCCCACCTGCGCGAAACGCGCGCCGCGCTGGGCCTGGACTGA